Proteins encoded in a region of the Aliivibrio fischeri ATCC 7744 = JCM 18803 = DSM 507 genome:
- the modC gene encoding molybdenum ABC transporter ATP-binding protein ModC, whose product MLVIDIKKQLGDLLLDVKLSLPSSGISAIFGRSGAGKSSLANVISGLTSPEEGRITLNNRVLFDSESRVSMPPEKRNIGYVFQDARLFPHYKVEGNLLYGCGGKRTPHFNDVVKLLDIESLLARYPHSLSGGEKQRVAIGRAILSEPALLIMDEPLASLDLPRKHEVMPYLERLAKEIKIPILYVSHSLDEILRLADNMVLLNQGAVSLSGDITSVWSSPLMRPWLNASEHSALLEGTISELHSDHPMTKVTLNNSQQGIWVKSPCNCIEEGRKIRLRIRANDVSLIKQQPQYSSIRNILPVVIEDLTEDKENDVVAVKLNLSGHVLWANITPWARDELQLDIGQSWFAQIKGVSVTQSDLCSK is encoded by the coding sequence ATGTTAGTGATTGATATAAAAAAACAACTTGGTGATTTGTTATTAGACGTTAAATTATCACTTCCTTCTTCTGGTATCAGTGCGATCTTTGGGCGTTCTGGTGCTGGGAAGTCCTCACTTGCCAATGTGATTAGCGGATTAACTTCTCCAGAAGAGGGCCGTATTACATTAAATAATCGTGTTTTATTTGATTCAGAATCAAGAGTATCGATGCCGCCAGAAAAACGTAATATCGGTTATGTGTTTCAAGATGCTCGTTTATTTCCTCATTATAAAGTCGAAGGTAATTTACTGTATGGTTGTGGTGGAAAAAGAACACCGCATTTTAACGATGTAGTGAAGTTATTAGATATTGAATCCTTATTGGCTCGTTACCCACATTCTTTATCTGGTGGTGAAAAACAACGCGTAGCTATCGGACGAGCAATTTTATCTGAACCTGCACTGTTAATTATGGATGAACCATTAGCGTCTCTAGATCTACCAAGAAAGCATGAAGTCATGCCTTATTTAGAGCGCCTTGCAAAAGAGATTAAAATTCCAATCCTTTATGTATCACATAGCTTAGATGAGATTTTACGACTAGCTGATAATATGGTGCTGTTAAATCAAGGAGCAGTCAGTTTATCCGGTGATATTACCTCTGTTTGGAGCTCTCCATTAATGAGACCATGGTTAAACGCGTCAGAGCATTCAGCGTTACTGGAAGGAACGATTTCAGAACTACATTCAGATCATCCTATGACCAAAGTGACACTCAATAATAGCCAGCAAGGTATTTGGGTTAAGTCCCCTTGTAATTGTATTGAAGAGGGAAGAAAAATTCGTTTGCGTATCCGCGCTAATGATGTCTCGCTCATTAAACAGCAGCCTCAATATAGTTCAATCCGTAATATTCTTCCGGTTGTCATTGAAGATCTTACTGAAGATAAAGAGAATGATGTTGTTGCGGTAAAGTTAAATTTATCGGGTCATGTGTTATGGGCAAATATTACACCTTGGGCAC
- the modB gene encoding molybdate ABC transporter permease subunit, translated as MILTDYEIEALLLSLKIAGIAVSFSLPIGILLAWLLARCDFKGKSILDGIIHLPLVLPPVVIGYLLLISMGRQGIIGKWLYEWFGLTFSFNWKGAALASAIVALPLMVRAIRLALESVDQKLEQAARTLGASRFKVFSTITLPLMLPGILTGAVLAFARSLGEFGATISFVSNIEGETRTLPLAMFSYIEIPGAEMEAARLCVISIIVALISLLLSEFLARASKKKLMG; from the coding sequence ATGATACTGACAGATTATGAAATAGAAGCGCTATTATTAAGCTTAAAAATCGCAGGAATTGCGGTGAGCTTTTCATTGCCCATCGGGATCTTGCTCGCTTGGCTATTAGCGCGTTGTGACTTTAAAGGAAAGTCCATACTAGATGGTATTATTCATTTGCCTTTGGTATTACCTCCTGTTGTTATTGGATACTTATTGCTTATCTCAATGGGGAGACAGGGTATTATTGGTAAATGGCTCTATGAGTGGTTTGGGTTAACCTTTAGCTTTAATTGGAAGGGTGCTGCTTTAGCCTCCGCGATTGTCGCTTTGCCGTTAATGGTTCGTGCTATTCGTCTAGCGTTAGAATCTGTTGACCAAAAATTGGAACAGGCGGCAAGAACTCTTGGTGCTTCACGCTTTAAAGTTTTTTCTACTATCACGCTTCCTTTGATGCTACCGGGTATTCTTACTGGAGCCGTTTTAGCTTTCGCTCGTAGCTTGGGAGAGTTTGGGGCAACCATCAGTTTTGTCTCTAATATTGAGGGTGAAACACGTACTTTACCCCTTGCGATGTTCAGTTATATTGAGATCCCAGGAGCAGAGATGGAAGCGGCACGCTTGTGTGTTATTTCAATCATTGTCGCTTTAATCTCATTGCTATTGTCTGAATTTTTGGCTCGTGCAAGCAAAAAGAAGTTGATGGGTTAA
- the modA gene encoding molybdate ABC transporter substrate-binding protein, translated as MLRIMLFLTLMMSTFFASANVTVYAASSLTNVMDDIVYAYQRQTGNKIRVSYAGSSSLARQIANGAPADIYLSANTKWMDYLVNQDQIEPNTNRDLLKNSLVLVASKSTPKVDSWQWFVQQKDLRLSMADPRHVPAGIYGKQSLENQKRWESVSHRIASGNNVRSALLFVERDEAPLGIVYKTDALSSKGVKIVEEFPNESHDPIVYPIAIVKDKSSKDVLDFYHYLLSENATSRFMKYGFTPFK; from the coding sequence ATGTTACGAATAATGCTGTTTTTAACTTTAATGATGAGTACATTTTTTGCTTCTGCAAATGTGACGGTTTATGCCGCATCATCACTAACGAATGTAATGGATGATATTGTTTATGCTTACCAACGCCAAACTGGAAATAAAATTCGTGTAAGTTATGCTGGCTCATCTTCTCTTGCTCGCCAGATAGCAAATGGAGCTCCTGCTGATATTTATTTATCCGCTAATACTAAGTGGATGGATTATTTAGTAAATCAGGATCAAATAGAGCCGAACACAAATCGAGATTTATTAAAAAATAGCTTAGTACTCGTTGCTTCAAAAAGCACGCCAAAAGTGGATTCATGGCAGTGGTTTGTTCAACAAAAAGATCTGCGTCTTTCTATGGCAGATCCTAGGCATGTTCCAGCAGGTATTTATGGTAAGCAAAGTTTAGAGAACCAAAAGCGTTGGGAGTCGGTTAGTCATCGAATCGCATCAGGAAATAATGTTCGTTCAGCATTGTTGTTTGTAGAGCGAGATGAAGCGCCATTAGGTATTGTATATAAAACCGATGCGCTTTCTTCAAAAGGCGTTAAGATTGTTGAGGAATTTCCTAATGAATCGCATGATCCGATTGTTTACCCAATCGCCATTGTTAAAGATAAATCATCGAAAGATGTGTTAGATTTTTATCATTATTTATTGTCTGAAAATGCAACAAGTCGATTTATGAAATACGGATTTACCCCTTTCAAATGA
- a CDS encoding cobyric acid synthase → MRKYSPLMVQGTTSDAGKTVLVAGLCRLLANKGIQVAPFKPQNMALNSAVTEDGGEIGRAQALQADAARVKPHVHMNPILLKPNTDIGAQVIVQGKAIETMDAWGFHDYKKLAMPYVLESFSYLSNNYECVVIEGAGSPAEINLRENDIANMGFAEAADVPVIIVADIDRGGVFAHLYGTLALLSESEQARVKGFVINRFRGDISLLVPGLEWLEEKTGKPVLGVIPYLHGLNLEAEDAIKSEQLDKGKFVVKVPVVTRISNHTDFDPLRLHPDIDLQFIGKGESLSGADFIILPGSKSVQADLDYVKAQGWDKDIERHLRYGGKVMGICGGYQMLGEYLADPLGIEGAPCSIKGLGYLSISTELQKQKQLTLVEGKLVLPNQSAVKVKGYEIHAGVSTNLGQEHRPISIHTKDAMRYDGTINSENSIFGTYLHGVFDEPEAFEAILTWAGLEKCQAINMHDIQEEAIERIAKSMEESLDLSLIWPDVFEKNKAY, encoded by the coding sequence ATGCGTAAATATTCTCCTTTGATGGTTCAAGGAACCACATCAGATGCTGGAAAAACAGTTCTAGTGGCAGGCTTATGCCGATTACTTGCCAATAAAGGGATCCAAGTTGCCCCTTTTAAACCACAAAATATGGCGCTAAATAGCGCGGTAACAGAAGATGGTGGAGAGATCGGCCGAGCTCAAGCTCTTCAAGCTGATGCAGCAAGGGTTAAACCGCATGTTCATATGAATCCTATCTTACTCAAGCCAAATACAGATATTGGCGCGCAAGTCATTGTTCAAGGAAAGGCGATTGAAACCATGGATGCGTGGGGGTTTCATGATTATAAAAAATTGGCAATGCCGTATGTATTAGAATCATTTTCTTATTTATCTAATAACTATGAATGCGTCGTTATTGAAGGAGCAGGGAGCCCCGCTGAGATAAATTTACGTGAAAATGATATTGCGAATATGGGATTTGCGGAAGCGGCTGATGTTCCTGTAATCATTGTCGCCGATATTGATCGTGGTGGAGTATTTGCTCATCTTTATGGCACATTAGCTTTATTGTCTGAATCAGAGCAAGCTCGGGTAAAAGGTTTCGTTATTAACCGTTTTCGAGGTGATATTTCGCTTCTCGTTCCGGGACTTGAATGGTTGGAAGAAAAAACGGGTAAGCCTGTATTGGGTGTCATTCCCTATTTGCATGGCTTAAATTTAGAAGCTGAAGATGCGATAAAAAGCGAACAACTGGATAAAGGTAAGTTTGTAGTTAAAGTACCAGTCGTTACTCGTATCAGTAATCATACGGATTTTGACCCATTACGTTTACATCCAGATATTGATTTGCAATTTATTGGGAAAGGGGAGTCTTTATCTGGCGCTGACTTTATTATTTTGCCAGGCAGTAAATCGGTTCAGGCCGACTTAGATTACGTAAAGGCACAGGGGTGGGATAAAGATATTGAACGTCATTTACGTTATGGCGGGAAAGTGATGGGAATTTGTGGTGGTTATCAAATGCTTGGTGAATATCTTGCTGACCCACTTGGTATTGAAGGGGCTCCTTGTAGTATTAAAGGGTTAGGGTATTTATCTATTTCGACAGAATTACAAAAACAAAAGCAACTGACTTTAGTGGAAGGAAAGTTAGTATTACCTAACCAAAGTGCTGTAAAAGTGAAAGGATATGAGATACACGCAGGAGTGAGCACTAACTTAGGACAAGAGCATAGACCAATCAGTATTCATACAAAAGATGCGATGAGATATGATGGTACTATTAATAGTGAAAACTCTATTTTTGGTACGTACTTACATGGTGTTTTTGATGAACCAGAAGCATTTGAGGCGATTTTAACATGGGCTGGATTAGAAAAATGCCAAGCAATTAATATGCACGATATCCAAGAAGAGGCCATTGAGCGTATTGCAAAATCAATGGAAGAAAGTTTAGATTTATCATTAATTTGGCCTGATGTTTTTGAAAAGAATAAAGCTTATTAA
- a CDS encoding YgiW/YdeI family stress tolerance OB fold protein, which produces MKKTIIAITAALILSPTIALADGGHNKDHNSRTFNYTGPVETTTVAELLTDTSMFAEQDAIIDGRIIRHIRKDKYVFTDGTKEIQIELDDDISQPTAINETTKVRIFGEYEGGSTPEIEVERIQLL; this is translated from the coding sequence ATGAAAAAGACAATTATCGCAATCACAGCAGCTCTAATCCTATCTCCTACTATCGCTCTTGCTGATGGTGGACATAATAAAGATCATAACTCTCGCACTTTTAATTATACAGGACCGGTTGAAACTACAACGGTTGCCGAACTATTAACTGATACAAGTATGTTTGCAGAGCAAGACGCTATTATTGATGGAAGAATCATCCGTCACATTCGTAAAGACAAATATGTATTTACTGATGGGACAAAAGAAATTCAAATTGAATTAGATGATGATATTTCACAGCCCACGGCAATCAATGAAACAACCAAAGTTCGTATCTTCGGGGAATATGAAGGTGGTAGTACACCAGAAATCGAAGTAGAACGAATTCAATTACTATAA
- a CDS encoding MltF family protein, whose translation MNLFHKLFFTLLILPINAEALELAPLSNKSYKGDYNEISKKGVIRVLVSMEVGFYQVSNGKPIGIISEFLSHFERHLAKKNDHTHIRIIPVSDDDLLWSLKAGFGDIAVGHLAITKARLRHIDFSTPTIKDSEEWLITAKGHAPITELADLSGKEIWVKGSSSYFETLQNINEQLTSNNMAPMDVHFLEESLGDNEVLEMVENKLLPATVIENYRAILWKKIIPNIQYHEEFPLKQDINIAWAVRKNSPQLTNVINQYITKIKKGSFLGNLIYKKYLNDEKWLAKILQTDNIDKLYELSDIFKHYSSMYNLDWQLTSALAYQESRLDNKAVSHKGAVGIMQVLPSTAKDKHVQIENIYTLENNIHAGIKYLSFVHKRYFDKPEISADNQLYFSLAAYNAGPAKIRRIRKKAQEQGYDPNVWFNNVELMALKYISKEPVHYVSNISRYYVIYKQIVQLKEQKEQRNALNKATFDFDNI comes from the coding sequence ATGAATCTATTCCATAAGTTATTTTTTACTCTACTTATATTACCGATAAACGCTGAAGCACTTGAGCTAGCCCCTCTAAGTAATAAATCCTATAAAGGTGATTACAATGAGATATCAAAAAAAGGGGTAATTCGTGTTCTTGTTTCAATGGAAGTAGGTTTTTATCAAGTAAGTAATGGTAAACCCATCGGAATAATTTCAGAATTTCTCTCACACTTTGAGCGACATTTAGCAAAAAAAAATGATCACACTCATATTCGAATTATTCCCGTCTCTGATGATGATTTACTATGGTCATTAAAAGCAGGGTTTGGAGACATTGCCGTTGGTCACTTAGCGATCACCAAAGCTCGATTACGCCATATCGACTTTAGTACTCCCACAATAAAAGACAGTGAGGAGTGGTTAATCACAGCTAAAGGGCACGCCCCTATCACTGAACTAGCCGATCTTTCAGGTAAAGAGATATGGGTAAAAGGCAGCTCCAGTTACTTTGAGACACTTCAAAACATTAATGAACAACTGACATCAAATAATATGGCTCCTATGGATGTTCATTTTTTGGAAGAATCATTAGGTGATAATGAAGTTCTTGAGATGGTTGAAAATAAATTATTGCCAGCAACCGTAATAGAAAACTATCGAGCAATACTATGGAAAAAGATCATTCCTAACATTCAATATCATGAAGAATTCCCATTAAAACAAGATATTAATATCGCTTGGGCAGTACGAAAAAATAGTCCTCAGCTAACTAATGTCATAAATCAGTACATTACTAAAATAAAAAAAGGGTCATTTCTAGGCAATTTGATTTATAAAAAATACCTTAATGACGAAAAGTGGTTAGCGAAAATTCTACAAACCGATAATATCGATAAGCTTTACGAGCTGTCTGATATATTTAAACACTACTCTAGTATGTATAACTTAGATTGGCAGCTAACCTCAGCCTTAGCTTATCAAGAGTCGAGGTTGGATAATAAGGCCGTATCTCATAAAGGCGCTGTTGGAATAATGCAAGTCTTACCGAGCACAGCAAAAGATAAGCATGTACAAATAGAGAATATTTATACCTTAGAAAACAACATACATGCAGGTATTAAATATTTAAGCTTTGTGCATAAACGATATTTTGATAAACCAGAAATATCAGCAGATAATCAACTCTACTTCTCATTGGCGGCTTATAATGCAGGACCAGCTAAAATAAGACGCATTCGAAAAAAAGCGCAGGAACAAGGCTATGACCCTAATGTCTGGTTCAATAATGTGGAATTAATGGCGCTGAAGTATATCAGTAAAGAACCCGTTCATTATGTATCAAACATAAGTCGTTACTATGTGATTTATAAACAAATAGTTCAGTTAAAAGAACAAAAAGAGCAACGTAATGCGTTAAATAAAGCCACATTCGACTTTGATAATATCTAA
- a CDS encoding MltF family protein, which translates to MDRLRHVFWVLLLLPQLALAIELSPLTQTPYVGDLKALEKKGTIRVLVSADLGFYYIEKGQPKGIIAEFLHHFELHLRKNKIRVNVQVIPIPRDDLFTALERGFGDLAVANLTITPQRLQFVDFSDPVISNSQEWLVSSPSTPPLESLEDLSGKEVWVRPSSSYFESLQRINKQLSSQGISPINVQFLEENLQDYELMEMLNQDILPITVIDSHKSRLWSQVMKNITIYETLPIRENANIGWAMRKNSPQLKTAVNKYIRTIRQGSFLGNVIYKKYLANTKWLKKAVDPETVKQFKNLAVLFEQYADKYEFDWLMISAQAYQESKFNNRLVSHMGAVGIMQVLPKTAKEPYINIKNFRELENNIHAGVKYMSFVHKRYFLKPEITEENQMYFSLAAYNAGPANVRKMRRMAIKHGYDPNIWFNNVEIMARKYVSKEPVHYVANISRYYVIYKQIAQLQIHREQRNAATYKLF; encoded by the coding sequence ATGGATCGTTTACGTCACGTTTTCTGGGTATTATTACTGCTTCCTCAGCTCGCTCTTGCAATAGAGCTTTCACCGTTAACTCAAACGCCTTATGTTGGCGATTTGAAAGCACTAGAGAAAAAAGGAACGATACGAGTATTAGTATCTGCTGATCTTGGCTTTTACTACATAGAAAAAGGGCAACCGAAGGGGATCATTGCCGAATTTCTTCATCATTTCGAATTACATTTACGCAAAAATAAAATTCGCGTTAATGTTCAAGTCATCCCTATCCCACGGGATGACTTATTTACCGCTTTAGAACGAGGCTTTGGTGATCTTGCCGTTGCTAACCTAACGATTACCCCACAACGACTGCAATTTGTCGATTTTAGTGATCCTGTGATCAGTAACAGCCAAGAGTGGCTCGTTAGCTCGCCATCTACACCTCCTTTAGAATCTCTAGAAGATTTATCAGGTAAAGAAGTATGGGTTAGACCAAGCTCAAGCTATTTTGAGAGCTTACAACGAATTAATAAACAGTTATCTTCCCAAGGGATCTCCCCTATCAATGTTCAATTCTTAGAAGAAAATTTACAAGACTATGAATTAATGGAAATGCTCAACCAAGATATTTTACCAATTACGGTTATCGATAGTCATAAATCTCGTCTTTGGTCTCAAGTCATGAAGAATATCACCATATATGAAACTCTTCCGATTAGAGAAAACGCCAATATTGGTTGGGCAATGAGGAAAAACAGCCCTCAATTAAAAACAGCAGTAAACAAATACATTAGAACCATTCGACAAGGCTCTTTTTTGGGTAATGTTATTTATAAGAAATACCTTGCTAACACCAAGTGGCTAAAAAAAGCAGTAGACCCTGAAACAGTAAAACAATTTAAAAATTTGGCCGTGCTCTTTGAACAATATGCGGATAAATATGAATTTGATTGGTTAATGATTTCAGCTCAAGCTTATCAAGAGTCCAAATTCAATAACCGTCTTGTCTCACACATGGGTGCTGTTGGGATCATGCAGGTGTTGCCTAAAACAGCCAAAGAACCTTACATAAATATCAAAAATTTTAGAGAGCTAGAAAACAACATCCATGCCGGTGTTAAGTATATGAGTTTTGTACATAAACGTTACTTTTTAAAACCAGAGATAACAGAAGAGAACCAAATGTACTTTTCTTTAGCTGCTTATAATGCAGGTCCGGCAAATGTTCGTAAAATGCGTAGAATGGCAATAAAACATGGATATGACCCTAATATTTGGTTCAATAACGTCGAGATAATGGCAAGAAAATACGTAAGTAAAGAGCCTGTTCACTATGTTGCAAATATCAGTCGCTATTACGTTATTTATAAGCAAATAGCTCAGCTTCAAATCCACAGAGAGCAACGAAACGCTGCTACTTATAAACTCTTTTAG
- a CDS encoding ATP-dependent zinc protease family protein — protein sequence MKITKKWSTLLLPILLAGCMSTATTTSETDGATNPSVEQPVTPETKPEVKPEQKPQVDPKPPVKPEANELKTADGKLLLGEEEWIYIKAINHNAKARIDTGATTSSISAVDIEMFERDGKDWVKFKLAHNEKETKEFESPVSRIVTIRQSSTEKRTDRPVIEAWVQIGDLKTKTEFTLNDRTHMTFPVLLGRTFFRDVAVVDVSKKFIQPKVKVEK from the coding sequence ATGAAGATAACTAAAAAATGGTCAACGTTACTTTTACCTATACTACTTGCTGGTTGTATGTCGACGGCTACAACAACGTCGGAAACTGATGGAGCAACGAATCCATCGGTAGAGCAACCTGTTACTCCAGAAACAAAGCCTGAAGTAAAACCAGAGCAAAAACCGCAAGTAGATCCTAAACCTCCAGTTAAACCAGAAGCAAATGAGTTAAAAACGGCGGATGGAAAATTGCTGTTAGGTGAAGAAGAATGGATTTACATTAAAGCCATTAATCACAATGCTAAAGCTCGTATAGATACAGGGGCAACAACGTCTTCTATTTCAGCTGTAGATATTGAAATGTTTGAGCGTGATGGTAAGGATTGGGTTAAATTTAAATTAGCTCATAATGAAAAAGAAACCAAAGAGTTTGAGTCTCCTGTATCTCGTATCGTGACTATTCGACAATCAAGTACAGAAAAACGAACTGATCGTCCTGTAATTGAAGCTTGGGTTCAAATTGGTGATTTAAAAACCAAAACTGAATTCACTCTGAATGATCGTACGCATATGACATTCCCTGTGTTACTTGGTCGAACTTTCTTTCGTGATGTAGCTGTTGTTGATGTCAGTAAAAAGTTTATTCAACCTAAAGTGAAAGTAGAGAAATAA
- a CDS encoding amino acid aminotransferase, producing MLQNIATPAKDPILSLSIEYRADDRDNKVDLGIGVYRNDQGLTPIMKAVSDSAKSIAAEQTTKAYVGLAGCEVFNQSMVDLLLRDTSAYERVSAIQTPGASGALRMLADLIKSTEPDATVWISNPSYVNHQPVMEAAGLKVRHYTYFNPLTKQVDSEAMLADLAKAGPKDIILLHGCCHNPTGADIRLSDWIAITELALKNGFIPFVDIAYQGFGDGLEADAAGLRFMADRVPQMFIATSCSKNFGLYRERTGAAMVIAGNIEIAMNAKAKLLQMARATYTMPPDHGAAIVGRILNDDQLTLSWRTELDEMQKRLVGLRTNLCEALRNETQSETFDFIEQHKGMFSVIGFTPEQMASLKSEHGIYAVGDGRINIAGMQEKHIDYIAKSVASVANK from the coding sequence ATGCTGCAAAATATAGCGACTCCTGCTAAAGATCCCATTCTTTCTCTTTCTATCGAATATCGAGCCGATGATCGCGATAATAAAGTCGATCTCGGTATCGGTGTTTATCGTAACGATCAAGGTTTAACACCAATCATGAAAGCCGTAAGCGATTCGGCGAAATCTATTGCAGCAGAGCAAACCACAAAAGCTTATGTTGGTCTTGCTGGTTGTGAAGTTTTTAATCAAAGCATGGTTGATTTATTGTTACGTGATACCTCAGCTTATGAGCGTGTTTCTGCCATTCAAACTCCTGGAGCGAGTGGTGCTTTACGTATGCTTGCTGATTTAATTAAATCAACAGAACCTGATGCAACAGTTTGGATAAGTAATCCAAGTTACGTTAATCATCAACCAGTAATGGAAGCGGCTGGTCTTAAAGTTCGTCATTACACATATTTCAATCCTCTGACAAAACAGGTGGATAGCGAAGCTATGCTTGCTGACTTAGCAAAAGCGGGTCCTAAAGATATCATTTTACTGCACGGTTGTTGTCATAACCCAACTGGTGCAGATATTCGTCTTTCGGATTGGATTGCTATTACAGAGTTAGCATTAAAAAATGGTTTTATTCCTTTTGTTGATATTGCATACCAAGGATTTGGTGACGGATTAGAAGCTGATGCGGCTGGTTTGCGGTTTATGGCAGACCGTGTACCTCAAATGTTTATAGCAACATCATGCTCGAAAAATTTTGGTTTGTATCGTGAACGAACAGGTGCGGCTATGGTGATCGCTGGCAATATTGAGATAGCAATGAATGCTAAAGCGAAACTGCTGCAAATGGCTCGTGCGACTTACACTATGCCACCAGATCATGGTGCTGCGATTGTTGGTCGAATTTTAAATGATGATCAATTAACGTTATCGTGGCGCACTGAATTGGATGAGATGCAAAAACGCTTAGTTGGTTTACGAACTAACTTATGTGAAGCACTGCGTAATGAAACACAATCAGAGACATTTGATTTTATTGAACAACATAAAGGTATGTTCTCAGTAATTGGTTTTACGCCAGAGCAAATGGCATCTTTAAAATCAGAGCATGGTATTTACGCCGTTGGAGATGGGCGAATCAATATTGCAGGAATGCAAGAAAAACACATTGATTATATTGCTAAATCTGTTGCCTCTGTTGCAAATAAGTAA
- the nrdG gene encoding anaerobic ribonucleoside-triphosphate reductase-activating protein encodes MNYHVYHSIDVVNGPGTRCTLFVSGCEHNCKGCYNKSTLNPNSGHLFTKELEDKIITDLNDTRIPRRGLSLSGGDPLHPMNCESVLKLVKRVKSECESKDIWMWTGYTLSELNPTQKEIVDLIDTLIDGRFEQDKADPSLDWRGSSNQIIHTFNVL; translated from the coding sequence ATGAACTATCACGTATATCATTCAATTGATGTGGTTAATGGACCGGGTACGCGCTGTACCCTGTTCGTTTCAGGTTGTGAGCACAACTGTAAAGGGTGCTATAACAAATCCACACTTAATCCAAATTCAGGACATCTTTTTACGAAAGAGCTAGAAGATAAGATTATTACTGATCTGAATGATACACGTATTCCACGTAGAGGATTGTCATTGTCGGGCGGCGATCCTCTTCATCCAATGAATTGTGAATCTGTTCTTAAGCTAGTAAAACGTGTTAAATCTGAATGTGAAAGTAAAGACATTTGGATGTGGACGGGCTACACCCTAAGTGAGCTAAATCCAACACAAAAAGAGATTGTTGACTTAATTGATACGTTAATTGATGGTCGTTTTGAACAAGACAAAGCGGATCCATCATTGGATTGGCGTGGTAGTAGCAATCAGATTATTCATACATTCAATGTATTGTAA